A window of Neorhizobium galegae bv. orientalis str. HAMBI 540 genomic DNA:
CCGCAACGTCAAGATGATCCTCGACCACTTCGACATCCATCCGGATGACCTGCGGGAGAGGTGAACTAGTGAAGCGGAGATGAGGTGCCGTTGAGCTCAATCAAGTCGGCGAGCGCGGCTTTCACCTTTGGTTCAAGCTCTTCCATGGTATCGGCTTCAACAGCCAATCCCTCGATATCGTTGCTCGTCGCGACCCACACGGAGGCTTCCTCGTCCCAGGTGCGTGAACGATGATCGACATGATGGAGGTCATTGCTTTCTCCAGGCGGCGTTGAAATTAATATAGAGGTTTGGGATCGGGAACACAATTTCGGTTTCTGCAGGTCTTCCAACCGTACCGCTTTGGCCTGTCGTGATAGTGACACTCCGGGCGCTTTGCGCTAGGAAAGCCACAAAACCACGGGCTTTTTGCGCGCGTCTCCCGAAAGCGGTAGACTGTGCCGGCCCGCAAGAAGAGATCGAGGACAACACCATGCCAGCTTACCGCTC
This region includes:
- a CDS encoding DUF1902 domain-containing protein yields the protein MEDLQKPKLCSRSQTSILISTPPGESNDLHHVDHRSRTWDEEASVWVATSNDIEGLAVEADTMEELEPKVKAALADLIELNGTSSPLH